DNA sequence from the Lysinibacillus sp. OF-1 genome:
ACTCTAACACCAAATCATGTGAACCTAGCTCAAATTCGGGTTCAATATGGATACCTCTTGCAAAGAGATAGTCTTCCACATACTTTCGTGAATTCGATTTTTTCTCTAGAAAGATAAGTGGAAATTTCAAAAGATCCTCATAGCTTAAACTTTTAGACGCAAGTGTCTTGTATTTCTCCCCACACACGAAGATATCTCGAATATTCGTGCATACGGTTAACTGTAATGTTGAATCTTCTATTGGAAAATTGCAAAATCCGATATCGACCTCACCCGATTTAATAAAATTACATATTTCAGATGTTGTACCATTCAACATTTGTAATTTGATATTCGGATACATTGTATGGAATGCTTCTAAATAAGGCATTAAAAAGAAGCGTGAAATGGTATCCCCTACTCCTAGTTTTAATTGCCCTGTTGTTAAATTTTTAAATTCTAGCAACTTTTCTTCACCAGCATCTAAAAGCCCTAAAGCTGAATTCGTATATTCAAAGAGAAGACTACCCTCTGTTGTCAGCGTCACACCTTTTGGAGTTCGATTAAAAAGACGTGTTCCAAGCTCCTTCTCCAATTGCATCATTGCCTGACTAACAGCAGGCTGTGTCATATATAAATCCTTAGCCGCACTCGAAAAGCTATTATTTTTTGCTACAACACTAAAAATACGATATAAATCTAATTTCCCTATCATATAAGCACCTCTTATAGCTATTATATGAACTATTAATTTTACTTATATCATTACTGGAGCGTATAGTAAAATCATATGGATTTTATTTCACTTTACGATTGATAGAATGAGGAGAGATTAAGTTGGAACGTGTAATCGGTACAGTTGTAAGAGGTCTTCGTGGTCCTATTATTAACGAAGGCGATAATATTGAACAAATCGTTGTAGATACAGTGTTAAATGCTGCGACAATTGAAGGCTATGCAATCGAGGATCGTGATATTGTCACAGTAACTGAATCTGTTGTAGCACGTGCACAAGGTAACTATGCGTCAATAGATGATATCGCTGTAGATGTGGCAGCTAAGTTCGGCGATGATACTGTCGGCGTTATTTTCCCGATTTTAAGTCGAAACCGCTTTGCCAACTGTTTACGTGGTATTGCCAAAGGTGTTAAAAAGGTTGTACTAATGCTAAGCTACCCATCCGATGAAGTAGGTAATCACCTTGTAGATATTGATGAGTTAGATGTAAAAGGCATTAACCCTTGGACAGATACATTAAATGAGGTTGAATTCCGTGAACATTTTGGCTACCAAAAACATACATTCACGGGTGTAGATTATATCGAATACTATAAAGAGTTAATTGAAGCAGAAGGCGCTAAATGTGATGTCATCTTCTCTAATAACCCAAAAACAATTTTAAATTATACAAAGAGTGTATTAACATGTGATATTCATACACGCTTCCGTACAAAGCGCATTTTAACAGCAAACGGTGCTGATAAAGTTTACAGCCTTGATAATATTTTAGCTGAGTCTATTAATGGGTCTGGCTTCAATGCAGAATATGGTCTTCTTGGCTCTAACAAAGCGACAGAGGATAGTGTAAAACTATTCCCCCATACTTGTCAGCCGATTGTTGATGGAATCCAAGCAAAAATTAAAGAGGCAACAGGCAAAACGGTAGAAGTCATGATTTATGGTGACGGTGCATTTAAAGATCCAGTGGGTAAAATTTGGGAGCTTGCAGACCCTGTTGTTTCACCAGCGTTTACGGCTGGATTGCATGGGACACCAAACGAGGTTAAATTGAAATACTTAGCAGATAACGACTTTGCTAACCTTCGAGGTGAAGAATTAAAAGCCGCTATTTCTGAATACATTCAAAATAAAGATGAAGATTTAACGGGTCAAATGGCTGCACAAGGAACAACACCTCGTCGCTTAACAGACCTAATCGGTTCGCTATCTGATCTAACATCTGGCTCAGGTGACAAAGGAACACCTATGATTTATATTCAAGGTTACTTCGATAACTATACTAAATAAAAAAAATGAACTCTCGTGTAGAAATGAGAGTTCATTTTTATTTACCTTTGCGTGAGGATGACAGGAATCGAACCTGTAAGCCCTTTTCAAAAGGGATATGCATTCCTTGCACACTTCCTCATATTATATATTTTTGGAGTAATTGATTTAGTATTACATTT
Encoded proteins:
- a CDS encoding LysR family transcriptional regulator encodes the protein MIGKLDLYRIFSVVAKNNSFSSAAKDLYMTQPAVSQAMMQLEKELGTRLFNRTPKGVTLTTEGSLLFEYTNSALGLLDAGEEKLLEFKNLTTGQLKLGVGDTISRFFLMPYLEAFHTMYPNIKLQMLNGTTSEICNFIKSGEVDIGFCNFPIEDSTLQLTVCTNIRDIFVCGEKYKTLASKSLSYEDLLKFPLIFLEKKSNSRKYVEDYLFARGIHIEPEFELGSHDLVLEFARSNLGIACVTKEFSKDYLQRGLLYELTLMESIPTRSIGMCYLKTVPLSRAATKFVEIIETKRLNTRRTIKKA
- a CDS encoding coenzyme F420-0:L-glutamate ligase, translated to MERVIGTVVRGLRGPIINEGDNIEQIVVDTVLNAATIEGYAIEDRDIVTVTESVVARAQGNYASIDDIAVDVAAKFGDDTVGVIFPILSRNRFANCLRGIAKGVKKVVLMLSYPSDEVGNHLVDIDELDVKGINPWTDTLNEVEFREHFGYQKHTFTGVDYIEYYKELIEAEGAKCDVIFSNNPKTILNYTKSVLTCDIHTRFRTKRILTANGADKVYSLDNILAESINGSGFNAEYGLLGSNKATEDSVKLFPHTCQPIVDGIQAKIKEATGKTVEVMIYGDGAFKDPVGKIWELADPVVSPAFTAGLHGTPNEVKLKYLADNDFANLRGEELKAAISEYIQNKDEDLTGQMAAQGTTPRRLTDLIGSLSDLTSGSGDKGTPMIYIQGYFDNYTK